The following are encoded in a window of Flavobacterium sp. WC2421 genomic DNA:
- a CDS encoding DoxX family membrane protein codes for MEATFNSLYFSFSTKMEKHSITLMRIALAIVYIWFGALKIFGMSPAGELVEETVYWFRPEIFVPILGICEVLIGLGLLVKRFIPYTIILLLLHMCATLFPVFILQKVCFDAFPYCPTLVGQYIIKNVVLIAGALVIAGNSNKTILNKK; via the coding sequence ATGGAAGCTACTTTCAACTCTTTATATTTTTCATTTAGCACAAAAATGGAAAAACACAGCATTACCTTAATGCGCATTGCTCTTGCTATTGTTTACATTTGGTTTGGTGCTTTGAAAATTTTCGGAATGAGCCCCGCAGGAGAACTAGTAGAAGAAACTGTATATTGGTTTAGACCCGAAATATTTGTCCCCATTTTAGGAATTTGCGAAGTACTGATTGGCCTTGGTTTACTTGTGAAACGCTTCATCCCTTATACCATTATATTACTATTACTACACATGTGTGCTACGTTATTTCCAGTTTTTATATTACAAAAAGTTTGTTTTGATGCTTTTCCATACTGCCCTACTTTAGTGGGTCAATACATCATCAAAAATGTAGTCTTAATTGCAGGAGCACTAGTAATTGCAGGAAATTCGAACAAAACAATATTAAACAAGAAATAA